One Gloeocapsa sp. DLM2.Bin57 DNA window includes the following coding sequences:
- a CDS encoding DUF1824 family protein, protein MIQQAVAILKQYSCTNIKPVETPEAKQELQQAILQVAKLSEYQNLGICADNLQQGLDALANYLQALGYNFPLPSLDKKSLTPVYLKFNTKKQNFYLDDYDGDYRGVLISYQGEDLDIMGTYGYFPLDLF, encoded by the coding sequence ATGATTCAACAAGCAGTAGCAATTTTAAAACAATATAGCTGTACAAACATTAAACCCGTTGAGACTCCCGAAGCTAAACAAGAATTACAACAAGCAATTCTCCAAGTAGCTAAGTTATCAGAATACCAAAATCTCGGTATCTGTGCTGATAATCTTCAACAGGGTTTAGACGCTTTAGCTAATTATCTACAAGCTTTGGGCTATAATTTCCCCTTACCAAGCTTAGACAAGAAAAGTCTTACTCCGGTTTATCTCAAATTTAACACCAAAAAACAGAACTTTTATCTAGACGATTACGACGGAGACTATCGAGGAGTGTTAATCTCTTATCAAGGAGAAGATTTAGATATCATGGGAACTTATGGTTACTTTCCTTTGGATCTATTCTAA
- a CDS encoding GTP-binding protein gives MTDEEVKEAIALAKKTRSMDFTLSGEGLTSLPPEIGELTQIAKLNLKDNKLTELPPEIGKLTNLKRLSLSNNKIAQLPPEIAQLQNLEIIYAGNNKLTTIPPEIGQLTNLQGLYLNDNGLTSLPPEIENLTNLRNFDLRKNHLPIPKEIVEKIHQPASIIKYYLEYQSAEASYLYESKIIIIGSLGVGKSSVVQQLLEGKFNPYHIRTVGLNKQNLPIEYNQNQANIQLWDFGGTANMHPIYDCAFSQNSLYLIVTEGGEDPAKLDYWFKRIASINKKAPLVLVINKIDQGLTILDKTTISRNYAEVKTINEISCKKQQGIEYLKTVITQQVEALINLNSETPPNWIAMKEKIAALETPFISYEEYQQLCKQEVILEEKEQQDLANFLADIGVIIYRPNYLIKPQWFINNLELIFNDMDFQQETLGIVNANHIQTLLELPNLQQARFFLDIIENLELGFSTETPDTIIIPNLLNPQEPATGDWENPSKVEYQYPVFSPQIIPRLTVRMKKYIEANLYWRDGVVFNNRGDRVLVKANPQTQIISVTSNPETQTDFLNNVCSQLEKVNQLTPGIKANKLKPKSKQQPISQTPPPPPIREDKGDKGDKGDKGVREERRVTENNREKKKGNKWILYGSLFVGTIVIIVIISTILS, from the coding sequence ATGACTGACGAAGAAGTAAAAGAAGCGATCGCCCTAGCTAAAAAAACCAGATCCATGGATTTTACCCTCTCTGGTGAAGGTTTAACCTCTCTTCCTCCAGAAATCGGGGAATTAACTCAAATCGCTAAACTTAACCTCAAAGATAATAAACTTACCGAACTACCTCCAGAAATCGGTAAATTAACCAACCTCAAGCGATTATCTCTTAGTAACAACAAGATTGCACAACTACCACCAGAAATTGCTCAACTACAAAATCTAGAGATTATTTACGCGGGTAACAATAAACTCACCACCATCCCTCCAGAAATAGGACAACTAACCAATCTACAAGGACTCTATCTTAACGATAACGGTTTAACTAGTTTACCACCAGAAATTGAAAATCTGACTAATCTGAGAAACTTTGATTTACGTAAAAATCATCTACCTATCCCCAAAGAAATTGTCGAAAAAATCCACCAACCAGCCAGCATAATTAAATACTATCTCGAATATCAATCAGCAGAAGCATCTTATCTCTACGAAAGCAAAATAATTATTATTGGTTCTCTAGGAGTAGGTAAAAGTTCAGTAGTTCAACAATTACTAGAAGGTAAATTTAATCCCTATCATATCAGAACCGTTGGTTTAAATAAACAAAATCTTCCCATAGAATATAACCAAAATCAAGCCAATATTCAACTCTGGGATTTTGGGGGAACAGCAAATATGCACCCTATTTATGATTGTGCTTTTTCGCAAAATTCTCTTTATTTAATAGTAACAGAAGGTGGAGAAGATCCAGCTAAACTAGACTACTGGTTTAAACGTATTGCTAGTATTAATAAAAAAGCACCTCTAGTTTTAGTCATTAATAAAATTGACCAAGGCTTAACTATTTTAGATAAAACTACCATATCGAGAAACTACGCTGAAGTAAAAACAATCAACGAGATATCCTGTAAAAAGCAACAGGGAATAGAATATTTAAAAACAGTAATTACTCAACAAGTAGAAGCCTTAATTAATCTTAATAGCGAAACTCCTCCCAATTGGATTGCTATGAAAGAAAAAATAGCAGCTTTAGAAACACCTTTTATTAGTTACGAAGAATATCAACAACTTTGTAAACAAGAAGTTATTTTAGAAGAAAAAGAACAACAAGACTTAGCTAATTTCTTAGCAGATATCGGGGTAATTATCTATCGACCAAATTATCTGATTAAACCCCAATGGTTTATTAATAATTTAGAGTTGATATTTAACGATATGGACTTTCAACAAGAAACTCTTGGTATCGTTAATGCTAATCACATTCAAACATTATTAGAATTACCCAACCTACAACAAGCTCGTTTTTTCCTAGACATAATCGAGAATCTAGAACTAGGTTTTAGTACAGAAACACCCGATACAATCATTATACCTAATCTGTTAAACCCTCAAGAACCAGCTACAGGAGATTGGGAAAACCCTAGTAAAGTAGAATATCAATACCCCGTCTTTTCTCCGCAAATTATCCCGCGTTTAACCGTAAGGATGAAAAAATATATCGAAGCTAACCTCTATTGGCGCGATGGAGTAGTATTTAATAATAGAGGCGATCGCGTTTTGGTAAAAGCAAATCCACAAACACAAATTATCTCTGTTACCAGTAACCCAGAAACCCAAACAGACTTTCTTAACAATGTTTGTAGTCAATTAGAAAAGGTTAATCAACTCACCCCAGGAATTAAAGCTAATAAACTCAAACCTAAATCTAAACAACAACCAATCAGTCAAACTCCACCACCCCCACCTATTAGGGAAGACAAGGGAGACAAGGGAGACAAGGGAGACAAGGGAGTTAGAGAAGAAAGGAGAGTTACAGAAAACAATAGAGAGAAGAAAAAAGGCAACAAATGGATACTCTATGGAAGCTTATTTGTTGGGACTATTGTCATAATAGTTATCATCTCTACTATACTATCCTGA